In Congzhengia minquanensis, a single genomic region encodes these proteins:
- a CDS encoding protein-ADP-ribose hydrolase: protein MEKTELVLKLNAMLLNEMPQYQAFAADFSGNAVSQRRLLRSLMNLRPPMPLDGSFVNLQDELLKAEREEKGVVYVSDITMSFGENILLWKGDITRLAADAIVNAANSALLGCFHPCHGCIDNAIHSAAGLQLRMECDSLMKQQGHSEPVGQAKRTKAYNLPCRYVLHTVGPMVLGEVSRTDRELLASCYRSCLTLSEELGLQSVSFCCISTGEFRFPPEEAAHIAVRTVREYLIKGKQELKVIFNVFKESDFDLYKNLLAKGAD, encoded by the coding sequence ATGGAAAAAACTGAATTGGTTTTAAAATTAAATGCCATGCTTTTAAACGAAATGCCGCAATACCAGGCGTTTGCGGCAGACTTTTCCGGCAATGCAGTTTCTCAAAGAAGGCTTTTGCGTTCTTTGATGAACCTGCGCCCGCCTATGCCGCTTGACGGTTCGTTTGTGAATTTGCAGGACGAACTTCTAAAAGCTGAGCGGGAAGAAAAAGGCGTGGTTTATGTTTCAGACATTACTATGAGTTTTGGTGAAAACATTTTGCTGTGGAAAGGAGACATTACCCGACTTGCGGCAGACGCCATTGTGAACGCGGCCAACAGTGCGCTTCTGGGCTGTTTTCATCCCTGTCACGGCTGCATTGACAATGCCATTCATTCGGCGGCGGGACTTCAGCTTCGAATGGAATGCGACAGCTTAATGAAGCAGCAAGGCCACAGCGAGCCTGTGGGGCAGGCAAAACGAACAAAAGCATATAACCTGCCCTGCCGCTATGTGCTGCACACGGTGGGGCCAATGGTTTTGGGCGAGGTAAGCCGCACAGACCGGGAGCTGCTTGCCTCGTGCTACCGCTCCTGCTTAACGCTTTCTGAAGAGTTGGGGCTTCAATCTGTGTCCTTTTGCTGCATTTCGACAGGGGAGTTCCGGTTTCCGCCGGAGGAGGCGGCGCACATTGCGGTGCGCACCGTGCGGGAATATTTAATAAAAGGCAAACAAGAATTAAAGGTGATATTTAATGTATTTAAAGAATCGGACTTTGACTTATACAAAAACCTGCTCGCCAAAGGAGCAGATTGA